In Fluviispira sanaruensis, a genomic segment contains:
- a CDS encoding ATP-binding response regulator produces the protein MTSILIVDDEEMICTYLEMHFRNEGYTTFSAQNGLEGIKICQEHFPNIIISDIKMPKCDGVQFIQLIKENKDYNPVIFYMTAYSDVTIGTAYDLGVDALFKKPFQMKDILGGIKKFSKIKEEHGQIEEQKKINDIKTSENAQLTLLAELSTGISHNINNHISYITTSSYVLKKYLEKENDENDKYSKMIQISEKIHAHALMTYRIVKSMKMLARKNHSEDEKENVCLLSIIQSSIDLLEENLKLGMIKYIINCHNDIYIKCFPEQIMQVFLNLLQNSCDALSSIESGDKWINIDVCRIDNNIEIAFTDSGFGIPENVRNRIMDPFFTTKDRGKGTGVGLSLSKKILEAHDGTLSLDESSKNTRFVASFKST, from the coding sequence ATGACATCCATTCTAATAGTCGATGATGAAGAGATGATATGTACTTACCTTGAAATGCATTTTCGCAATGAAGGATATACTACTTTTAGTGCCCAAAATGGTTTAGAGGGTATTAAAATCTGTCAAGAACACTTCCCTAATATTATAATTTCTGACATAAAAATGCCCAAATGTGATGGTGTTCAGTTTATACAACTGATTAAAGAAAACAAGGATTATAACCCAGTTATCTTTTATATGACTGCTTATTCTGATGTAACTATTGGTACAGCTTACGATCTTGGCGTGGATGCTCTCTTTAAAAAACCCTTCCAAATGAAAGATATTCTTGGCGGCATTAAAAAATTTTCTAAGATTAAAGAAGAACATGGCCAAATAGAAGAACAGAAAAAAATAAATGATATAAAAACTTCAGAAAACGCTCAATTAACCCTACTTGCAGAGCTTTCAACTGGAATTTCACATAATATTAATAATCATATTTCATACATAACAACTTCCTCTTACGTGCTAAAAAAATACTTAGAAAAAGAAAATGATGAGAACGATAAATATTCAAAAATGATACAAATCTCCGAAAAAATACATGCGCATGCCCTTATGACCTATCGAATTGTTAAAAGCATGAAAATGCTCGCAAGAAAAAACCATTCAGAGGACGAAAAAGAAAATGTTTGTCTCTTGTCTATTATTCAAAGCTCAATAGATTTACTCGAAGAAAATCTTAAACTAGGTATGATTAAATATATTATAAATTGCCATAATGATATATATATTAAATGCTTTCCAGAACAAATTATGCAAGTTTTTTTAAACCTATTACAAAATTCCTGCGACGCTCTTTCCTCAATTGAGTCTGGAGATAAGTGGATTAATATCGATGTTTGTAGAATTGATAATAATATTGAAATTGCATTTACTGACTCTGGATTTGGCATTCCCGAAAATGTGAGAAATCGAATTATGGATCCTTTTTTTACGACAAAAGATAGAGGAAAAGGCACTGGCGTAGGCTTGAGTCTAAGTAAAAAAATTCTTGAAGCTCATGATGGCACTCTCTCACTCGATGAGTCCTCGAAGAATACACGATTTGTTGCATCGTTTAAATCTACTTGA
- the acs gene encoding acetate--CoA ligase: MSKSDTQKPSIENLLHENRKFKPQKKSFSHYFLQDMSHYLKLYKNSIKNPESFWTRMASEHLDFFKKWKKVFAWKDCKAQWFLGATLNVSYNCLDRHVQSDRKNKAALIWEGEPGETRTLTYLQLSLEVAKCANMLKGIGLHKGDKIAIYMPLIPEAVIAMLACTRIGVVHTVVFGGFSSSSLRDRILDSNCKALITADGGFRKGSAVKMKEMADEALKETPSIKNVIVVKRTHEKVKMFPKRDIWWHELAENYSDSCVAEQLAAEHPLFILYTSGTTGKPKGLMHTTAGYLLGVTLTTKYLFDIKETDIFWCTADVGWVTGHSYLVYGPLSCGATVFMYEGAPIYPEPDRFWKMIAKHKVTILYTAPTAIRSFIRLGKELPKKHDLSSLRLLGTVGEPINPEAWIWYYEVIGNKKCPIVDTWWQTETGAVMIAPFSGVTPTKPGSATLPMFGIEPIILNKDGTPAKKKDGGFLCIKKPWPYMARTIYGDHERYKKTYWQEIEGVYFTGDGARQDKDGYFWIMGRVDDVINVSGHRLGTMEIESAAVEHPLVAECAVVGRPDAIKGQGIVAFITLKKSANINPMLKEEIAKFIIKQIGALARPDEIRFSDSLPKTRSGKIMRRLLRELATTGDIKGDTTTLEDFSVLEKLREKDED, translated from the coding sequence ATGTCTAAGTCTGACACGCAAAAACCATCAATTGAGAATTTACTACATGAAAATAGAAAATTTAAGCCTCAGAAGAAATCATTTTCGCATTATTTTTTGCAGGATATGTCTCATTATTTAAAATTATATAAAAATTCAATAAAAAATCCAGAATCCTTTTGGACAAGAATGGCTTCGGAGCATTTGGATTTTTTTAAAAAATGGAAGAAAGTTTTTGCGTGGAAGGACTGTAAGGCACAATGGTTTTTAGGAGCAACCTTAAATGTATCATACAATTGTTTAGATCGGCATGTGCAATCAGATCGAAAAAATAAAGCGGCTCTTATTTGGGAAGGTGAACCAGGAGAAACACGAACTTTGACATATTTGCAGCTTTCTTTAGAGGTTGCGAAATGTGCAAATATGTTAAAGGGAATCGGTCTGCATAAAGGAGATAAAATTGCAATTTATATGCCACTTATTCCTGAAGCTGTGATCGCAATGTTAGCCTGTACAAGAATTGGAGTGGTGCACACCGTAGTATTTGGTGGGTTTAGCAGTTCTTCGCTGCGAGATCGCATACTAGATTCTAATTGCAAGGCTCTTATCACTGCGGACGGTGGATTCAGGAAAGGTTCTGCGGTGAAGATGAAAGAAATGGCCGATGAAGCCCTGAAGGAAACACCTTCTATTAAAAATGTTATTGTTGTAAAAAGAACCCATGAAAAAGTTAAAATGTTTCCTAAACGAGATATTTGGTGGCATGAACTTGCGGAAAACTATTCGGACTCATGTGTAGCAGAACAACTAGCAGCAGAACATCCTTTATTTATTTTATACACCAGTGGAACGACGGGTAAACCAAAAGGACTTATGCACACTACTGCTGGATATTTATTGGGTGTTACGTTAACTACAAAATATTTATTCGATATTAAAGAAACAGATATTTTTTGGTGCACAGCTGATGTCGGTTGGGTCACTGGCCACAGCTATCTTGTATATGGTCCACTAAGTTGTGGCGCTACTGTTTTTATGTATGAAGGCGCTCCAATTTATCCTGAACCAGATCGTTTTTGGAAAATGATTGCGAAACATAAAGTTACAATTCTTTATACAGCACCCACTGCAATTCGCTCTTTTATTCGCTTAGGTAAGGAATTGCCTAAAAAACATGATCTATCAAGTTTAAGGTTGCTGGGGACTGTAGGGGAGCCTATCAATCCAGAAGCATGGATTTGGTATTACGAAGTCATTGGTAATAAAAAATGTCCCATCGTTGATACCTGGTGGCAAACAGAAACGGGTGCAGTCATGATCGCACCTTTTTCTGGGGTGACACCTACTAAACCTGGCAGTGCAACTCTGCCTATGTTTGGCATTGAACCCATAATTCTCAATAAAGATGGAACTCCTGCGAAGAAAAAAGATGGAGGTTTTTTATGTATTAAAAAACCTTGGCCCTATATGGCGCGCACAATTTATGGCGATCATGAGCGTTACAAAAAAACCTATTGGCAAGAAATTGAGGGAGTCTATTTTACAGGTGACGGAGCACGGCAAGATAAAGATGGTTATTTTTGGATTATGGGACGGGTCGATGACGTGATTAACGTCAGTGGGCATAGACTCGGTACGATGGAAATTGAAAGTGCGGCAGTGGAACATCCATTGGTTGCTGAATGTGCTGTCGTTGGCAGACCCGATGCAATTAAGGGACAAGGTATTGTTGCATTTATAACCTTAAAAAAATCAGCAAATATCAACCCTATGCTTAAGGAAGAAATAGCAAAATTCATTATTAAACAAATAGGTGCGCTCGCACGTCCAGATGAAATCCGCTTTAGTGATTCATTACCAAAAACACGGAGCGGTAAAATAATGCGTAGATTGCTTAGAGAACTTGCGACAACGGGTGACATAAAAGGCGATACCACAACTCTGGAAGACTTTTCAGTGCTCGAAAAATTAAGAGAAAAAGATGAAGATTAG
- a CDS encoding IS3 family transposase produces MLIEEGNSTISILRQCKILGVPRSSFYYKPVEKGDSDIKAMNLIDEIFTKYPFYGRRKINKYLCKIEDMQISIKKVDRLIRLMELQAIYLKKNLSIRNLEHKKYPYLLSGMDISEVNQVWNTDINYIRLVKNFVYLCALIEWHSRYILSWKLSNTLDTAICLEALEEALKRGKPRIFNTDRGSQFSRNEFTNRLLIEDVEISMDGRGHALDNIFVERFWRSLKYENIYPNSYETFLDTKIGISYYFRFYNNDRPHKTLDYNTQELVHWKRNTTPGGLHEDYFSLNGLRSSEACSHVMHS; encoded by the coding sequence ATATTGATAGAAGAAGGAAATTCAACAATTTCAATATTAAGACAATGCAAAATTTTGGGCGTACCCCGTTCCTCTTTCTATTATAAGCCCGTTGAAAAAGGCGATAGCGACATTAAAGCCATGAACCTTATTGATGAAATTTTTACTAAATATCCTTTTTACGGAAGAAGGAAAATAAACAAATATCTTTGCAAGATAGAAGACATGCAAATCAGTATTAAAAAAGTTGATCGTTTAATTAGACTTATGGAATTGCAAGCAATCTATCTAAAGAAAAACCTTTCTATTCGAAATTTAGAGCATAAAAAATACCCCTATTTATTATCAGGTATGGATATTAGTGAAGTAAATCAGGTTTGGAATACTGATATCAATTACATTAGACTAGTAAAAAATTTTGTTTATCTTTGTGCCCTCATTGAGTGGCATAGTCGTTATATTTTATCGTGGAAATTATCGAATACCTTAGACACAGCTATTTGTTTAGAAGCCCTTGAAGAAGCTTTAAAGCGCGGTAAGCCTAGGATATTCAATACAGATCGAGGTTCTCAATTCAGCAGAAATGAATTTACAAATCGACTTCTCATAGAGGACGTAGAAATAAGTATGGATGGCAGAGGGCATGCGCTTGATAATATATTTGTCGAGCGATTTTGGCGGAGTTTAAAATACGAAAATATTTACCCTAATTCATACGAAACTTTTTTAGATACCAAAATAGGGATTTCATATTATTTTAGATTTTATAATAACGATAGGCCACATAAAACTTTAGACTACAACACACAAGAGTTAGTTCACTGGAAAAGAAATACAACACCTGGAGGTTTGCATGAAGATTATTTTAGTTTAAATGGGTTAAGAAGTTCTGAGGCATGCAGTCATGTAATGCATTCATGA
- a CDS encoding 7TM diverse intracellular signaling domain-containing protein — MNVDIESILQVLSNPYLNPDMEKFIWIFIGITFTVAIYSFNLFVVMKDYNYLNYFLHILSINYINFSITGFGERYIWFNYPDFTKLSLLLSHGLSVISVIIFTDYFLNLKKNSKLIHKFFKYYLILPVSMMVVSFIDFNLSLIFIPFMGISLSLALIYIPIVAIKYKLPGSVFYLLSMFSICTGGVFYSMQLLGAFEGNILVKCSLQIGAIIEALFLSFALTARVRSLQKEKELIAKQSAIQSKKIQELVEVSFDCYWETDKKGYFRYLSENIYEQLGYGKREKVIKKPEDLFAEGAPSELKEVFIESINAKNPFREIEILTQTKDGKFLWLKANGTVKLNEKNEFDGFIGAFINATESKNKQYEEYISTNTKSLARVAGAIAHEINNPLAFLQLCIDLMMFKNPVKNENNENEKTFIDNLNKMRNSTIRISEIINKIQKMVVDEASVMPGKHLLSESVNEALKFCDGELIANKIKCEFKIPKIEKEIYTKKEDITNAIIHILQNSIEALTESVNPMIRITLEENEDEKEMVLTIYDSGKGIPISLRSSIFEPFFTTKEFKNLGLGLSQAMNYIERSGGTLTLDSLSKETKFVIKFKIPNN, encoded by the coding sequence ATGAATGTTGATATAGAATCAATTCTTCAAGTTTTAAGCAATCCATATTTAAATCCAGATATGGAGAAATTTATTTGGATTTTTATCGGTATTACTTTTACAGTAGCTATTTATTCATTTAATCTTTTTGTTGTTATGAAGGATTATAATTACTTAAACTATTTTTTACATATTTTATCTATCAATTATATAAACTTTTCCATAACTGGTTTTGGAGAAAGATATATCTGGTTTAATTACCCAGATTTCACTAAATTAAGTTTGCTTTTATCACATGGATTAAGTGTGATTTCAGTAATAATTTTTACGGATTATTTTCTAAATTTAAAAAAGAATAGTAAATTGATTCATAAATTTTTTAAATATTACCTTATACTTCCTGTGAGTATGATGGTTGTAAGTTTTATTGATTTTAATTTATCTTTAATATTTATTCCATTTATGGGGATATCACTATCTTTGGCTCTCATATATATTCCAATTGTTGCAATAAAATATAAATTACCAGGTTCGGTCTTTTATTTATTATCTATGTTTTCAATCTGCACGGGAGGTGTGTTTTACTCTATGCAACTCTTAGGTGCTTTTGAAGGGAATATTTTAGTCAAGTGTTCTTTGCAAATTGGGGCAATTATAGAGGCCCTTTTTCTTTCATTTGCATTGACAGCAAGGGTAAGATCTTTACAAAAAGAAAAAGAATTAATAGCAAAGCAATCTGCAATACAGTCGAAAAAAATACAGGAGTTGGTTGAAGTGAGCTTTGACTGTTATTGGGAAACAGATAAAAAAGGATATTTTAGATATTTATCAGAAAATATCTATGAACAGCTTGGCTATGGAAAACGAGAAAAAGTCATCAAAAAACCTGAGGATTTATTTGCAGAAGGAGCTCCTTCTGAGCTCAAAGAAGTATTTATAGAATCAATCAATGCTAAAAATCCTTTTCGAGAAATAGAAATTTTAACTCAAACAAAAGACGGTAAGTTTCTTTGGTTAAAGGCAAATGGCACCGTCAAATTAAATGAAAAAAATGAGTTTGATGGATTTATTGGTGCATTTATAAATGCTACGGAATCTAAAAATAAACAATATGAGGAGTATATTTCAACCAATACGAAAAGTCTTGCACGCGTTGCAGGTGCGATTGCACATGAAATAAATAACCCACTTGCATTTTTACAGCTCTGTATCGATTTAATGATGTTTAAAAATCCAGTAAAAAATGAGAATAATGAAAATGAAAAAACATTTATAGATAATTTAAATAAGATGCGAAATAGTACGATCAGAATATCAGAAATAATAAATAAGATTCAGAAAATGGTCGTTGATGAAGCAAGCGTTATGCCCGGAAAGCATTTACTCTCTGAGTCTGTAAATGAAGCGCTCAAATTTTGCGATGGAGAATTAATCGCCAATAAAATAAAATGTGAATTTAAAATACCTAAAATTGAGAAAGAAATTTATACTAAAAAAGAAGATATTACCAATGCAATTATTCATATATTACAAAACTCAATTGAAGCATTAACGGAATCCGTTAATCCGATGATAAGGATTACTTTAGAAGAAAATGAAGATGAGAAAGAAATGGTTTTAACTATATATGACAGTGGCAAGGGTATACCAATCTCATTGCGTTCAAGCATTTTTGAACCTTTTTTTACTACAAAAGAGTTTAAAAATCTTGGCTTAGGTTTGTCTCAAGCTATGAATTATATTGAAAGAAGTGGAGGTACTTTGACTCTTGATTCCCTCTCTAAGGAAACTAAGTTTGTTATCAAATTTAAAATTCCAAACAATTAA
- a CDS encoding terpene synthase family protein → MKVNTEKLIKNAREKLYYPFPHLINPFMESAKNPSIDWLKEYNLIENKVEYEKTVALRAWVVVSYAYPNASFEMLTLFSDWINWIFLADDEYDEQLLGQDPIKISKVLEAYFNIICFKEAEYNNKITIALKNLMARLKEKSNPRWLAQYQKSMEHYFEGCLKESFYRAAKEVPNLNDYLKLRLLSVGMYSFFDMIELTMSEELPQYFKISPEYFLFRDMASNVCGWANDIYSFPKEFRHGEPCNLLTALMSHEMIPFEKAFEKTVDLHNQEVNHFIELEKKVIAEIIDEKEIQIVQEWIDGLKNWMVGAWCWTLESGRYQVDLNDATNRVFFEDSSSERVPS, encoded by the coding sequence ATGAAGGTAAATACTGAAAAATTAATAAAAAATGCAAGAGAAAAACTTTATTATCCATTTCCCCATTTAATAAATCCATTTATGGAGTCAGCTAAAAATCCCTCAATCGATTGGCTAAAGGAATATAACTTAATTGAAAATAAAGTTGAATATGAAAAAACTGTTGCATTAAGGGCTTGGGTCGTCGTGTCATATGCGTATCCAAATGCTTCATTTGAAATGCTGACGCTTTTTTCTGATTGGATCAATTGGATTTTCTTAGCGGATGATGAATATGATGAGCAACTTTTAGGACAAGATCCAATTAAGATTTCTAAAGTTCTTGAGGCATATTTTAATATCATTTGTTTTAAAGAAGCAGAATATAATAATAAAATAACGATTGCACTCAAAAATTTAATGGCAAGATTAAAAGAAAAATCAAATCCACGCTGGCTTGCTCAATACCAAAAAAGTATGGAACATTATTTTGAAGGATGTTTAAAAGAGTCATTTTATCGAGCAGCAAAAGAAGTTCCAAATTTAAATGATTATTTAAAATTAAGACTTTTGTCTGTCGGTATGTATTCCTTTTTTGATATGATTGAACTTACAATGAGTGAAGAACTTCCTCAATATTTTAAAATTTCTCCAGAATATTTTTTGTTTAGAGATATGGCATCGAATGTTTGTGGTTGGGCAAACGATATTTATTCATTTCCCAAAGAGTTTCGTCATGGCGAGCCTTGCAACTTATTAACGGCTCTTATGTCGCATGAAATGATTCCTTTTGAAAAAGCTTTTGAAAAAACTGTTGACTTACATAATCAAGAAGTCAATCATTTTATAGAACTCGAAAAAAAAGTCATAGCAGAAATTATAGACGAAAAAGAAATACAAATTGTGCAAGAATGGATCGATGGATTAAAAAACTGGATGGTCGGAGCGTGGTGCTGGACACTTGAGTCGGGCCGTTATCAAGTAGATTTAAACGATGCAACAAATCGTGTATTCTTCGAGGACTCATCGAGTGAGAGAGTGCCATCATGA
- a CDS encoding aminotransferase class I/II-fold pyridoxal phosphate-dependent enzyme, translating to MKSVNEEQKKNWNFNIDEFLHNCTQSSTHAFEGLKNLLQYLEDPHTREKGRVALSELHKYFLKLDSSHDAISKYYFSIDKLITDGEENSPNSLLLLQLPSIFIPEDWSFTFYEGLARYPISEFHHRTLAELGCGNGWITIALAKKCFPHIIYGLDINPRAIVCAKINLYLNGLDERGKSYIDSEGKTLFDRVQFQVSDLLEYCISNKIQLDKVIGCIPQVLAPDTHLLPNIIHDNVEDEFLFSLSNYCSKQGYIEDQFGLGLIARAVEESLEVMKPGGKIILNLGGRPGKAVLDRLLTRRGFKTSVVWKTKIEQAGDTEILPLVEIEQSTSHRFEFYMGANSEESISARTAYVYAMNGGNVFHSLQVVEAEMRDNLKMKKILRLLKKEDYIAARSGFDLTYADRSLVDEKISFLAKLSEKLNNEDAIEYQDVRGETGFRRHIAEYFRTYWRVPITAKSVVIAPSRFSFVKNILSMYNVEKALVDKDFYQDLPAEWLDLSEEKSKNKKNVFVLESPKQSELLCKLIVNFEPQVVICSISEAELRSQDSFRRLIETSQKYGVRLFVDFSNGMELSSAPLVNGIFEYISEQKLPMHVSLFCGLIRNRIYSDLEIAFLISENETVLSALCNVAEMTFSRASLIIQEYYNTILFDLLNFHVRNTKRERTYVPRLPMPEGILFLEKFRGFSDNCNRSFHHPSIFYSHPALDKNSVRLDYGENVYSSPNFLKAAIFEGFVRQNIAQLELQMEPEILNYINFKFDLGEAKSEDIVVANGVAPLFSGIAEYCALNDQVLLFPSGSYGYFIASAQFYGTKILNFKTSVENSFKISPSDLRESLTQLNKKVWIFLNAPVVNPTGAIYTQDEILEIFKIAVDFDSVIIMDTIFSGLEFQADYNKYSISKIIKHIVQDFGIDKLSFIMLGGVSKELAAGGLRVGYGYGNKPFLQTAMRKGITSSLPVNIKYAIKRIFKSLNLQSSNVNKHFAKQRIYLEKRATRLSEVLLQSGWKPLPSNGGLFLIAKPEKIIGKSIYLKKENIQIKIAINGKNIHEVLFNSTGLLINGADWIEVPEYCRFVLSVSDYEFDSAIEKLKLFWSLIAMEE from the coding sequence ATGAAGTCAGTAAATGAAGAGCAAAAAAAAAATTGGAATTTTAATATCGATGAATTTCTGCATAACTGCACTCAATCGTCAACTCATGCTTTTGAAGGATTAAAAAATCTTCTCCAATATCTGGAAGATCCGCACACTCGAGAAAAAGGCAGAGTCGCTCTTTCTGAATTACATAAATATTTTTTAAAGCTAGACTCGAGTCATGACGCAATTAGTAAATATTATTTTTCTATAGATAAATTGATTACAGATGGTGAAGAAAATAGTCCAAATAGTCTGTTACTTCTTCAATTACCGAGTATTTTTATTCCTGAAGATTGGTCATTTACCTTTTATGAAGGCCTTGCGCGCTATCCTATATCAGAATTTCATCATCGAACTTTAGCGGAGCTTGGCTGTGGGAATGGTTGGATTACGATTGCACTGGCAAAAAAATGTTTTCCCCATATTATTTATGGTTTAGATATCAATCCGAGAGCTATTGTCTGTGCAAAAATTAATTTATATTTAAACGGGCTTGACGAAAGAGGCAAATCTTATATTGACTCTGAGGGTAAAACTCTGTTTGATCGCGTACAATTTCAAGTGTCAGATTTATTAGAATATTGTATTAGCAATAAAATTCAACTTGATAAAGTGATCGGTTGTATTCCGCAAGTTTTAGCCCCAGACACCCATTTGTTGCCAAATATTATACACGATAATGTTGAAGATGAATTTTTGTTTTCTTTAAGTAATTACTGCTCAAAACAAGGTTATATTGAAGATCAATTTGGCTTGGGTCTCATAGCTAGAGCTGTCGAAGAATCTTTAGAAGTTATGAAACCAGGTGGTAAAATTATATTAAATTTAGGTGGTCGACCAGGTAAAGCGGTGCTTGATCGTTTGTTAACTCGGCGTGGATTTAAAACATCTGTCGTTTGGAAAACAAAAATTGAACAAGCGGGTGATACTGAAATTTTACCATTAGTAGAAATAGAACAAAGTACATCGCATCGATTTGAGTTTTATATGGGAGCAAACTCAGAAGAATCTATTTCAGCGCGCACAGCGTATGTTTATGCAATGAATGGTGGAAATGTCTTTCACTCACTTCAAGTTGTAGAAGCAGAAATGCGTGACAATTTAAAAATGAAAAAAATTCTTCGTCTTTTAAAAAAAGAAGATTATATAGCAGCGCGCAGTGGCTTCGACTTGACTTATGCAGATCGCTCTCTCGTAGATGAAAAAATATCTTTTTTGGCAAAGCTTTCTGAAAAATTAAATAATGAGGATGCAATTGAATATCAGGATGTTCGAGGAGAAACAGGTTTTAGAAGACATATTGCAGAGTATTTTAGAACATATTGGCGTGTTCCAATCACCGCTAAAAGTGTGGTAATCGCTCCTTCTCGTTTTTCTTTTGTAAAAAATATTTTATCAATGTATAATGTTGAAAAAGCTTTGGTAGATAAGGATTTTTATCAGGATTTACCAGCAGAGTGGTTAGATCTTTCTGAAGAAAAATCCAAGAATAAAAAGAATGTATTTGTTTTGGAATCACCAAAACAAAGTGAGTTGCTTTGTAAATTAATCGTCAATTTCGAACCACAAGTTGTTATTTGTTCAATTTCAGAAGCAGAGTTAAGAAGTCAAGACTCTTTTAGAAGACTGATTGAAACATCACAGAAATATGGAGTGAGGCTTTTTGTAGATTTTAGCAATGGTATGGAATTATCGAGTGCTCCTTTGGTCAATGGTATATTTGAATATATTTCCGAACAAAAATTACCTATGCATGTTTCTTTATTTTGTGGTCTTATTCGCAATAGAATTTATTCAGATTTAGAGATTGCATTTTTAATAAGCGAAAATGAAACTGTTTTATCGGCTTTGTGCAATGTTGCCGAAATGACTTTCAGCAGAGCATCGCTTATTATCCAAGAATATTATAATACTATTTTATTTGATTTACTCAATTTTCACGTCAGGAACACGAAGCGAGAAAGAACTTATGTCCCGCGCTTGCCTATGCCAGAAGGTATATTATTTTTAGAGAAATTTAGGGGATTTTCAGACAATTGCAATCGCTCATTTCATCACCCATCCATATTTTATTCGCATCCTGCTTTAGATAAAAATTCAGTCAGACTTGATTATGGTGAAAACGTTTATTCTTCACCAAACTTTTTAAAAGCAGCAATCTTTGAAGGATTTGTTAGACAGAACATAGCACAACTTGAATTGCAGATGGAGCCAGAAATATTAAATTATATTAATTTCAAGTTCGATCTTGGTGAGGCAAAAAGTGAAGATATAGTTGTTGCAAATGGGGTTGCCCCACTTTTTTCTGGTATTGCTGAATATTGTGCATTAAATGATCAAGTTTTATTATTTCCTTCAGGTTCATATGGTTACTTTATTGCCTCTGCGCAGTTCTACGGAACGAAAATATTAAATTTTAAAACTTCAGTAGAAAATAGTTTTAAAATCAGCCCAAGCGATTTAAGAGAATCTTTGACTCAACTAAATAAAAAAGTATGGATATTTTTAAATGCACCGGTGGTCAATCCTACTGGAGCAATTTACACACAGGATGAAATATTAGAAATTTTTAAAATTGCTGTTGATTTTGATTCCGTCATTATTATGGACACTATTTTTTCTGGATTAGAATTTCAAGCGGATTATAATAAATACAGTATTTCTAAAATTATAAAGCATATAGTGCAAGATTTTGGAATCGATAAATTGTCATTTATTATGTTAGGCGGAGTTTCTAAAGAACTTGCTGCAGGAGGATTGAGAGTTGGCTATGGCTATGGAAATAAGCCATTCTTACAAACAGCCATGAGAAAGGGGATTACAAGCTCTTTGCCAGTGAATATCAAATATGCAATTAAAAGAATATTTAAATCATTAAATTTACAAAGTTCAAATGTAAATAAGCATTTTGCAAAGCAGAGAATATATCTTGAAAAAAGAGCCACTCGCTTGAGCGAAGTTTTACTGCAATCGGGCTGGAAACCTTTGCCATCGAATGGAGGCTTATTTTTAATTGCTAAGCCTGAAAAAATAATTGGCAAAAGTATTTATTTAAAAAAAGAAAATATTCAAATTAAAATTGCTATTAATGGTAAAAATATTCATGAAGTATTATTTAATTCAACAGGTCTTCTTATAAATGGAGCGGATTGGATTGAGGTTCCAGAATATTGTCGTTTTGTTCTTTCTGTGTCTGATTATGAATTCGATAGTGCAATTGAAAAATTAAAATTATTTTGGAGTTTAATTGCCATGGAGGAATAA
- a CDS encoding transposase — MQRKSFSAEFKSKGALEAIKEQTTINEIAIKYQVFPNQVCTWKKELLE; from the coding sequence ATGCAGCGCAAAAGTTTTTCAGCAGAGTTTAAAAGTAAGGGTGCCTTAGAAGCAATAAAGGAACAAACGACAATTAATGAAATAGCCATAAAATACCAAGTATTTCCTAATCAAGTTTGCACTTGGAAAAAAGAATTACTTGAATGA